The stretch of DNA CTCGTTTTCGCTGTGGACTTCGAGCATCCATTCCCGACCATCGGTTTGCAGCGTGAACTTGATCGGCCTGCAGCACACAGGGCAGTCCTCTATGTAGGTCTGATCCCCGGCCGACAAATCCAGAACAGCTTCAGCTTCCTCACCACAATACGGACATTCGTAGCGCTCGGTTTCCAGCATCACGGTCTCCCAGGTGACTTGTGCGTATAATCGCCGGTCTATTTGCAGGGCTATTTTTGTCTGGCTACTTTTTCAGACCGTGCCCCGCGGGTTTTCGATCAAATCCT from Pseudomonas sp. P8_229 encodes:
- a CDS encoding CPXCG motif-containing cysteine-rich protein translates to MLETERYECPYCGEEAEAVLDLSAGDQTYIEDCPVCCRPIKFTLQTDGREWMLEVHSENE